A part of Pseudomonas sp. MYb118 genomic DNA contains:
- a CDS encoding Na+/H+ antiporter subunit G, which produces MNAELSLWVEIPVAILLVLSGVFALIGAVGLVRMKDYFQRMHPPALASTLGAWFVALASIIYFSALKSGPVLHAWLIPILLAITVPVTTLLLARVALFRKRMAGDDVPAEVSSRRTETGG; this is translated from the coding sequence ATGAACGCTGAACTGTCTCTATGGGTGGAAATCCCAGTGGCGATCCTGCTGGTGCTCAGCGGCGTGTTTGCCCTGATCGGCGCCGTGGGCCTGGTGCGAATGAAAGATTACTTCCAACGCATGCACCCACCGGCCCTGGCCTCAACCCTGGGCGCGTGGTTCGTCGCACTGGCGTCGATCATCTACTTCTCGGCACTCAAATCCGGGCCCGTGCTGCATGCCTGGCTGATTCCAATCCTGCTCGCAATCACCGTACCCGTCACCACCCTGCTGCTGGCGCGGGTGGCACTGTTTCGCAAGCGCATGGCAGGGGATGATGTGCCGGCTGAGGTGAGTAGCCGCAGGACAGAAACCGGGGGTTGA
- a CDS encoding K+/H+ antiporter subunit F, translating into MSALLSNAILLSLFLFSLAMVLTLTRLFKGPSAQDRVLALDYLYITAMLMMLTLGIRYASDTYFEAALLIALFGFVGSFALAKFLLRGEVIE; encoded by the coding sequence ATGAGTGCATTGCTGTCCAATGCGATTCTCTTGAGCCTGTTCCTGTTTTCCCTGGCGATGGTCCTGACCCTGACCCGCCTGTTCAAGGGCCCCTCGGCCCAGGACCGGGTACTGGCGCTGGATTACCTGTACATCACCGCGATGCTGATGATGCTCACCCTGGGAATTCGTTATGCCAGTGACACCTACTTCGAAGCAGCGCTGCTGATCGCACTGTTCGGCTTCGTCGGCTCGTTTGCCCTGGCCAAATTCCTCCTGCGTGGCGAGGTGATCGAATGA
- a CDS encoding Na+/H+ antiporter subunit E — MSRLFPAPWLSLALWLLWLVLNLSISPGNLLLGAALGFCAPLMMRKLRPLPIRIRKPGVILRLFLIVGRDVLISNLLVAWGVLTMGRRAPRSGFIKVPLDLRDANGLAALAMICTVVPGTVWSELALDRSILLLHVFDLDDEALFIEHFKTTYEQPLMEIFE; from the coding sequence ATGAGTCGTCTGTTTCCGGCACCCTGGCTGTCGCTGGCGTTGTGGTTGTTGTGGCTGGTGCTGAACCTGTCGATCAGCCCCGGCAACCTGCTGCTGGGCGCGGCCCTGGGGTTCTGCGCGCCGCTGATGATGCGCAAGCTGCGGCCACTGCCGATCCGTATCCGCAAACCCGGGGTGATCCTGCGCCTGTTCCTGATCGTCGGGCGCGACGTGCTGATCTCCAACCTGCTGGTCGCCTGGGGCGTCTTGACCATGGGCCGCCGCGCGCCGCGCTCAGGTTTCATCAAGGTGCCGCTGGACTTGCGCGACGCCAACGGCCTGGCGGCGCTGGCGATGATCTGCACCGTGGTGCCCGGCACCGTCTGGTCGGAACTGGCGCTGGATCGCAGCATCCTGCTGCTGCACGTGTTCGACTTGGATGACGAAGCGCTGTTCATCGAGCATTTCAAGACTACCTACGAGCAGCCCTTGATGGAGATCTTCGAATGA
- a CDS encoding monovalent cation/H+ antiporter subunit D, translating to MNVMTHLIAAPILLPLLTAAIMLMLGEKHRPLKARINLFSSLLGLGISVLLLQWTQTTGVPGSIGVYLPGNWQAPFGIVLVVDRLSALMLVLTGIIGVSALIFALARWDRAGSSFHALFQIQLMGLYGAFLTADLFNLFVFFEVLLAASYGLLLHGSGRARVSSGLHYISINLLASSLFLIGAALIYGVTGTLNMADLALKIPLVPEADRGLLHAGAAILAVAFLAKAGMWPLNFWLVPAYSSASAPVAAMFAIMTKVGVYTLLRLWTLLFSGQAGASAYFGGDWLIYGGMASIVCAGVAIIAAQRLERMASLSILVSAGILLAAIGFGQPSLIAAALFYLVSSTLALSALFLLAELIERSRSANEMPLDDGDELMPRPMESLQPPKGINLDDEQKAVVGQVIPWTMAFLGLSFIACALLIIGMPPLSGFIGKLGLLSALLNPQGLGQASDAPVSGAAWALLVLLILSGLASLIAFSRLGVQRFWSPEERPSPLLRRFECIPIIALLGLSIALTFKAEPLMRYTQAAAEALNHPQQYVMAVLGTRAVPSPEAQSAVAEVQP from the coding sequence ATGAATGTGATGACGCACCTGATCGCCGCGCCGATCCTGCTGCCGCTGCTGACGGCGGCGATCATGCTGATGCTGGGGGAAAAACACCGGCCATTGAAGGCACGCATCAACCTGTTCTCCAGCCTGTTGGGCCTGGGCATTTCCGTGCTGTTGCTGCAATGGACGCAAACCACCGGCGTACCCGGCTCCATCGGCGTGTACCTGCCGGGCAACTGGCAGGCGCCGTTCGGCATCGTGCTGGTGGTCGATCGCCTGTCGGCGCTGATGCTGGTACTGACCGGGATCATCGGCGTCAGCGCGCTGATCTTCGCCCTGGCGCGCTGGGACCGTGCCGGTTCGAGCTTCCACGCGCTGTTCCAGATCCAGTTGATGGGCCTGTATGGCGCCTTCCTGACCGCCGACCTGTTCAACCTGTTCGTGTTCTTCGAGGTGCTGCTGGCCGCTTCCTACGGCCTGCTGCTGCACGGCTCGGGGCGGGCGCGGGTGTCGTCGGGGCTGCATTACATCTCGATCAACCTGCTGGCCTCGTCGCTGTTCCTGATTGGCGCGGCCCTGATCTACGGCGTCACCGGCACCCTGAACATGGCTGACCTGGCGCTGAAGATCCCGCTGGTGCCGGAGGCCGACCGAGGCCTGTTGCATGCAGGCGCAGCGATCCTCGCGGTGGCTTTCCTGGCCAAGGCCGGCATGTGGCCGCTGAACTTCTGGCTGGTGCCGGCCTATTCCTCGGCGAGCGCGCCAGTGGCGGCGATGTTCGCGATCATGACCAAGGTCGGCGTCTACACCCTGCTGCGCCTGTGGACCCTGCTGTTCTCCGGTCAGGCCGGTGCGTCGGCCTACTTCGGTGGCGACTGGCTGATCTACGGCGGCATGGCGAGCATCGTCTGCGCGGGCGTGGCGATCATCGCCGCGCAACGCCTGGAGCGCATGGCCAGCCTGAGCATCCTGGTGTCGGCCGGCATCCTGCTGGCAGCCATCGGCTTTGGCCAACCGAGCCTGATCGCCGCCGCGTTGTTCTACCTGGTCAGCTCGACCCTGGCGTTGAGCGCGCTGTTCTTGCTCGCCGAGTTGATCGAGCGGTCGCGCTCAGCCAATGAAATGCCGCTGGACGACGGCGACGAGCTGATGCCGCGGCCGATGGAATCGCTGCAACCGCCCAAGGGCATCAACCTCGACGACGAGCAGAAAGCCGTGGTCGGCCAGGTGATCCCCTGGACCATGGCGTTCCTGGGCCTGAGCTTCATCGCCTGCGCGCTGCTGATCATCGGCATGCCGCCGCTGTCCGGGTTCATCGGCAAGCTGGGGTTGCTCAGTGCGCTGCTCAATCCGCAGGGCCTGGGCCAGGCCAGTGATGCGCCGGTGTCTGGCGCCGCGTGGGCCTTGCTGGTGTTGCTGATCCTGTCCGGGCTGGCGTCGCTGATCGCGTTCTCGCGCCTCGGCGTGCAGCGCTTCTGGAGCCCCGAGGAACGCCCCTCGCCCCTGCTGCGCCGCTTCGAGTGCATCCCGATCATCGCCCTGCTGGGCCTGAGCATTGCCCTGACCTTCAAGGCTGAACCACTGATGCGCTACACCCAGGCCGCTGCCGAGGCGCTGAACCATCCGCAGCAATACGTGATGGCGGTGCTCGGCACCCGCGCGGTGCCCAGCCCCGAAGCCCAGTCAGCGGTCGCGGAGGTGCAACCATGA
- a CDS encoding Na+/H+ antiporter subunit C, whose amino-acid sequence MEEVIAIAIGVLAASGVWLILRPRTFQVVMGLCLLSYGVNLFIFSMGSLFIGKEPIIKDGVPQDLLHYTDPLPQALVLTAIVISFAMTALFLVVLLASRGLTGTDHVDGREPKE is encoded by the coding sequence ATGGAAGAAGTCATCGCAATCGCCATCGGCGTCCTGGCCGCGTCCGGCGTCTGGCTGATCCTGCGGCCGCGGACGTTTCAGGTGGTGATGGGCCTGTGCCTGCTGTCCTACGGGGTCAACCTGTTCATCTTCAGCATGGGCAGCCTGTTCATCGGCAAGGAACCGATCATCAAGGACGGCGTGCCCCAGGACCTGCTGCACTACACCGACCCGTTGCCCCAGGCGCTGGTCCTCACCGCCATCGTCATCAGCTTCGCCATGACCGCGCTGTTCCTCGTGGTGCTGCTGGCGTCGCGCGGCCTGACCGGCACCGACCATGTGGATGGCCGGGAGCCTAAAGAATGA
- a CDS encoding monovalent cation/H+ antiporter subunit A yields the protein MSLIVLLLLPFVGSCLAAVLPHNARNTESLLAGLVALVGTIQVALLYPQIADGGVIREEFLWLPSLGLNFVLRMDGFAWLFSMLVLGIGTLVSLYARYYMSPQDPVPRFFAFFLAFMGAMLGLVISGNLIQIVFFWELTSLFSFLLIGYWHHRADARRGAYMALMVTGAGGLCLLAGVMLLGHVVGSYDLDKVLAAGDLIRAHALYPILLPLILIGALSKSAQFPFHFWLPHAMAAPTPVSAYLHSATMVKAGVFLLARLWPSLSGSEEWFYIVSGAGAATLLLGAYCAMFQNDLKGLLAYSTISHLGLITLLLGLNSPLAAVAAVFHILNHATFKASLFMAAGIVDHESGTRDIRKLSGLFRLIPFTATLAMVASASMAGVPLLNGFLSKEMFFAETVFINATAWVEMTLPIVATIAGMFSVAYSLRFTVDVFFGPTATDLPHTPHEPPRWMRAPVELLVFTCLIVGIFPAQVVGSILAAAALPVVGGTLPEYSLAIWHGLNAPMIMSLIAMSGGVVLYLLLRNQFRHGRFKYPPIVGRFNGKRLFERSLVVMMRLARRLERRISTKRLQSQLFLMVLAAVLAGLIPMLHSHLSWGDRPKIPGSIVFVTLWLLAIACALGAAWQAKYHRLAALTMVSVCGLMTCITFVWFSAPDLALTQLVVEVVTTVLILLGLRWLPRRIEEVSPLPSSLRNARIRRLRDLLLSIVVGGGMALLSYAMLTRQTPNDISSFYLSRALPEGGGSNVVNVMLVDFRGFDTLGEITVLVAVALTVFALLRRFRPPKESLQLPTQQRLLAPDVVTDLVNPRQASDTALGFMMVPAVLVRLLLPIAFVVSIYLFMRGHNQPGGGFVAGLVMSVAFILQYMVAGTQWVEAQMSLRPLRWMGTGLLFATVTGLGAMAVGYPFLTTHTWHFSLPLLGDLHLASALFFDIGVYSVVVGSTLLILTALAHQSVRGHKTAALPRSVASKGAV from the coding sequence ATGTCCCTGATAGTTCTACTGCTTCTGCCCTTTGTCGGCAGTTGTCTGGCAGCCGTGCTGCCGCACAACGCGCGTAATACCGAATCGTTGCTCGCGGGCCTCGTGGCCCTGGTCGGCACGATCCAGGTCGCGCTCCTGTACCCGCAGATCGCCGACGGCGGGGTCATTCGCGAAGAATTCCTCTGGTTGCCCAGCCTGGGCCTGAACTTCGTCCTGCGCATGGACGGGTTCGCCTGGCTGTTCTCGATGCTGGTGCTGGGCATCGGCACGCTGGTGTCGCTGTACGCCCGTTACTACATGTCGCCGCAAGACCCGGTGCCGCGTTTCTTCGCCTTTTTCCTGGCGTTCATGGGCGCCATGCTCGGCCTGGTGATCTCCGGCAACCTGATTCAGATCGTGTTCTTCTGGGAGCTGACCAGCCTCTTCTCGTTCCTGTTGATCGGCTACTGGCACCACCGCGCTGATGCCCGGCGCGGCGCCTACATGGCGTTGATGGTCACCGGTGCCGGAGGTTTGTGCCTGCTGGCGGGGGTGATGCTGCTCGGCCATGTCGTCGGCAGCTATGACTTGGACAAGGTCCTGGCCGCCGGCGATCTGATTCGTGCCCATGCCCTCTACCCCATCTTGCTTCCCCTGATCCTCATCGGCGCCCTGAGCAAAAGCGCGCAGTTCCCCTTCCACTTCTGGCTGCCCCACGCCATGGCGGCGCCCACGCCGGTCTCGGCCTACCTGCACTCGGCGACCATGGTCAAGGCCGGGGTGTTCCTGCTGGCACGGCTGTGGCCATCGCTGTCGGGCAGTGAAGAATGGTTCTACATCGTCAGCGGGGCCGGCGCCGCCACCCTGCTGCTCGGCGCCTACTGCGCGATGTTCCAGAACGACCTCAAGGGCCTGCTGGCCTACTCGACCATCAGCCACCTGGGCCTGATCACCCTGCTGCTGGGCCTCAACAGCCCGCTGGCCGCCGTGGCCGCAGTGTTCCACATTCTCAACCACGCCACCTTCAAGGCCTCGCTGTTCATGGCCGCCGGCATCGTCGACCACGAAAGCGGCACCCGCGACATCCGCAAGCTCAGCGGCCTGTTCCGCCTGATCCCGTTCACCGCCACCCTGGCCATGGTCGCCAGCGCCTCGATGGCCGGCGTGCCGCTGCTCAACGGCTTCCTGTCCAAGGAAATGTTCTTCGCCGAAACCGTGTTCATCAACGCCACCGCCTGGGTCGAGATGACACTGCCGATCGTGGCCACCATCGCCGGGATGTTCAGCGTCGCCTACTCGCTGCGCTTCACCGTCGATGTGTTCTTCGGCCCCACCGCCACCGACCTGCCGCACACCCCGCACGAGCCGCCGCGCTGGATGCGTGCGCCGGTGGAACTGCTGGTGTTCACCTGCCTGATCGTGGGGATCTTCCCGGCCCAGGTGGTCGGCTCGATCCTCGCGGCCGCCGCCCTGCCGGTGGTCGGCGGCACCCTGCCCGAATACAGTCTGGCGATCTGGCACGGCCTGAACGCGCCGATGATCATGAGCCTGATCGCCATGTCCGGCGGTGTGGTGCTGTACCTGCTGCTGCGTAACCAGTTCCGCCACGGGCGCTTCAAATACCCGCCGATTGTGGGCCGGTTCAACGGCAAGCGCCTGTTCGAGCGCAGCCTGGTGGTGATGATGCGCCTGGCCCGCCGCCTGGAACGACGGATCAGCACCAAGCGCCTGCAAAGCCAATTGTTCCTGATGGTGCTCGCCGCCGTGCTGGCCGGGCTGATCCCGATGCTGCACAGCCACCTGAGCTGGGGCGACCGGCCGAAGATTCCCGGCTCCATCGTCTTCGTCACCCTGTGGCTACTGGCGATCGCCTGTGCCCTGGGCGCGGCGTGGCAGGCCAAGTATCACCGGCTGGCGGCCCTGACCATGGTCAGCGTCTGCGGGCTGATGACCTGCATCACCTTCGTCTGGTTCTCTGCCCCGGACCTGGCCCTTACGCAACTGGTGGTCGAAGTGGTGACCACGGTGCTGATCCTGCTGGGCCTGCGCTGGCTGCCGCGCCGGATCGAAGAGGTGTCGCCGCTGCCGAGCAGCCTGCGCAATGCGCGCATCCGCCGTCTGCGCGACCTGTTGCTGTCGATCGTCGTCGGTGGCGGCATGGCGCTGCTGTCCTACGCGATGCTGACCCGGCAGACGCCCAACGATATCTCGTCGTTCTACCTCAGCCGCGCCCTGCCCGAAGGCGGCGGCAGCAACGTGGTCAACGTCATGCTGGTGGACTTCCGTGGCTTCGATACCCTGGGTGAGATCACCGTGCTGGTGGCCGTGGCACTGACCGTGTTCGCCCTGCTGCGCCGCTTCCGCCCGCCGAAGGAAAGCCTGCAATTGCCGACCCAGCAACGCCTGCTGGCACCCGACGTGGTCACCGACCTGGTCAACCCGCGCCAGGCCAGCGACACCGCGCTGGGCTTCATGATGGTGCCGGCGGTGCTGGTGCGCCTGCTGCTGCCGATTGCCTTCGTGGTGTCGATCTACCTGTTCATGCGCGGCCACAACCAACCCGGCGGCGGCTTCGTCGCGGGGCTGGTGATGTCGGTGGCGTTCATCCTGCAATACATGGTCGCCGGCACCCAGTGGGTCGAGGCGCAAATGAGCCTGCGGCCACTGCGCTGGATGGGCACCGGGCTGCTGTTCGCCACGGTCACGGGCCTGGGCGCGATGGCGGTGGGTTACCCGTTCCTGACCACCCACACCTGGCACTTCTCGCTGCCGCTGCTGGGTGACCTGCACCTGGCCAGCGCGTTGTTCTTCGACATAGGCGTGTACTCGGTGGTGGTCGGCTCGACCCTGTTGATCCTCACCGCCCTCGCCCACCAATCGGTCCGCGGCCACAAGACCGCGGCCCTGCCCAGATCCGTCGCCAGCAAAGGAGCCGTCTGA
- a CDS encoding DMT family transporter: MHYIAHLVGLGSILRNIRRIVRRTFIACKIMTSLNTSPPSSRFLKLSKAECVLVLITMVWGGTFLLVQHAMTVSGPMFFVGLRFAAAASIVALFSWRHLRELTLFELKAGAFIGVAIMLGYGLQTVGLQTIPSSQSAFITALYVPFVPLLQWLVLGRRPGLMPSIGIMLAFTGLMLLSGPAGASFHFSAGEIATLISAIAIAAEIILISTYAGQVDVRRVTVVQLATTSVLSFLMVVPTHEAIPDFSWFLLGSALGLGAASAAIQVAMNWAQKSVSPTRATLIYAGEPVWAGIVGRIAGERLPAIALLGAGLIVAAVIVSELKTKGKAGVVDEVEPGVNPQDL, encoded by the coding sequence GTGCACTATATTGCTCACTTGGTGGGGTTGGGCAGTATACTGCGCAACATTCGGCGCATTGTGCGTCGCACTTTTATAGCGTGCAAGATTATGACGTCGTTGAACACCTCCCCACCCTCCTCCCGTTTCCTCAAGCTGAGCAAGGCCGAGTGCGTGCTGGTGCTGATCACCATGGTCTGGGGCGGCACTTTCTTGCTGGTGCAACATGCCATGACCGTCAGCGGTCCGATGTTTTTCGTCGGCCTGCGCTTTGCCGCGGCGGCTTCCATCGTGGCGTTGTTCTCCTGGCGTCACCTGCGCGAGCTGACCCTGTTCGAACTCAAGGCCGGCGCGTTCATCGGCGTGGCGATCATGCTCGGCTACGGCTTGCAGACCGTGGGCCTGCAAACCATCCCCAGCAGCCAGTCGGCGTTTATCACCGCGCTGTACGTGCCTTTTGTACCACTGCTGCAATGGCTGGTGCTGGGCCGCCGGCCAGGGTTGATGCCGAGCATCGGCATCATGCTGGCGTTTACCGGGTTGATGCTGCTGTCGGGGCCGGCGGGGGCGTCGTTCCATTTCAGCGCCGGGGAAATCGCCACGCTGATCAGCGCCATCGCGATCGCTGCGGAAATCATCCTGATCAGCACCTACGCCGGCCAGGTCGATGTGCGCCGGGTGACCGTGGTGCAACTGGCGACCACCTCGGTGCTGTCGTTCCTGATGGTGGTGCCGACCCATGAGGCGATTCCGGACTTCTCCTGGTTCCTGCTGGGCAGCGCCCTCGGGCTGGGCGCCGCCAGCGCGGCTATCCAGGTGGCGATGAACTGGGCGCAGAAGAGCGTCTCGCCGACCCGGGCCACGCTCATCTATGCCGGCGAACCGGTATGGGCCGGGATCGTCGGGCGCATCGCCGGGGAGCGGTTGCCGGCGATTGCACTGCTGGGGGCGGGGTTGATTGTGGCGGCGGTGATTGTCAGTGAACTGAAGACCAAGGGGAAAGCTGGGGTGGTGGATGAGGTTGAGCCGGGGGTGAACCCTCAGGATCTTTAA
- a CDS encoding helix-turn-helix domain-containing protein — protein sequence MHKDSPQRASVLQHVSLNVRRLRHAADMSQTALAEKSGVSRRMLVAIEAGEKNVSLTTLDRVAEALDVAFSDLIQAPDVRDHSRINEVAWAGAIPGSKAVLLSKATATREVEQWEWCLQPGEIYPSLPDADGWSEQIYVFEGCLTLMLGDTPHQIAAGEFYMFASNQPHAYRNEGDVAARFVRNVVI from the coding sequence GTGCACAAAGATTCTCCGCAACGGGCCTCGGTCCTGCAGCACGTCAGTTTGAACGTCCGACGTTTGCGCCATGCCGCCGACATGAGCCAGACCGCGCTGGCGGAAAAATCCGGGGTCAGCCGGCGCATGCTGGTGGCCATCGAGGCCGGCGAGAAGAACGTCAGCCTGACCACCCTCGACCGGGTGGCCGAAGCGCTGGACGTGGCGTTCAGCGACCTGATCCAGGCCCCCGACGTGCGCGATCACAGCCGTATCAACGAAGTGGCGTGGGCCGGGGCGATCCCCGGCAGTAAGGCGGTGTTGCTGTCCAAGGCCACCGCCACCCGCGAAGTCGAGCAGTGGGAGTGGTGCCTGCAACCGGGGGAAATCTACCCCTCGCTGCCGGACGCCGATGGCTGGAGCGAGCAGATCTACGTGTTCGAAGGCTGCCTGACCCTGATGCTCGGTGACACCCCACATCAGATCGCCGCCGGCGAGTTCTACATGTTCGCCAGCAACCAGCCCCATGCCTATCGCAACGAAGGTGACGTGGCGGCGCGGTTCGTGCGCAACGTGGTGATCTAA
- a CDS encoding SfnB family sulfur acquisition oxidoreductase encodes MTAPAQPPRTAHVIRSDAEAIAVAHKLAARFAVEASVRDRERRLPVAELDEFSASGLWGITVPKAYGGAGVSYVTVAEVIKIISAADSSLGQIPQNHLGVLDILVQTATEEQKRYYFAKVLQGYRFGNAFSEAKSKNAGAFETRIRFDGDTAQIDGEKFYCTGALFAHIVPAVAVNEQNQAFIAFIERDNPGLSVIDSWDGFGQRTTASGGVNLNAVQVPLSAVIPAHKAFDEPTADGPISQIIQAAVDTGIAVGALEDTKRYARESRPWIDSGHDHGWQDPFTIAAIGDLEWRVHGTEAILRKAGQAIDAALLDPNEDSVAHASVVVAQAKVLSAEIALLASSKLFELAGTRSVLGKHNLDRHWRNARTHTLHDPARWKFHLIGNYLLNGVKPARHAWN; translated from the coding sequence ATGACAGCCCCTGCCCAACCCCCTCGCACTGCCCATGTGATCCGCTCGGATGCGGAGGCGATTGCCGTCGCGCACAAGCTCGCCGCGCGCTTTGCCGTCGAGGCCAGCGTGCGTGATCGCGAACGGCGTTTGCCGGTCGCCGAGCTCGACGAGTTTTCCGCCAGCGGCCTGTGGGGCATCACCGTGCCCAAGGCCTACGGTGGCGCCGGCGTGTCCTACGTGACCGTCGCCGAAGTGATCAAGATCATCTCGGCCGCCGATTCGTCCCTGGGCCAGATCCCGCAGAACCACCTCGGCGTGCTCGACATCCTGGTGCAAACCGCCACCGAGGAGCAGAAGCGCTACTACTTCGCCAAGGTGTTGCAGGGTTACCGCTTCGGCAACGCCTTCTCGGAAGCCAAGAGCAAGAACGCCGGGGCCTTCGAGACCCGTATCCGCTTTGACGGCGACACCGCGCAGATCGACGGCGAGAAGTTCTACTGCACCGGCGCGTTGTTCGCCCACATCGTGCCGGCCGTGGCGGTCAACGAACAGAACCAGGCCTTCATCGCCTTCATCGAGCGCGATAACCCAGGGCTGAGCGTGATCGACAGCTGGGACGGTTTCGGCCAGCGCACTACCGCCAGTGGCGGCGTGAACCTGAACGCGGTGCAGGTGCCGCTCAGCGCGGTGATCCCGGCGCACAAGGCGTTCGATGAACCCACCGCCGATGGCCCGATCTCGCAGATCATCCAGGCGGCGGTGGACACCGGCATCGCCGTCGGCGCGCTGGAGGACACCAAGCGCTATGCCCGCGAATCGCGGCCGTGGATCGACAGCGGCCACGATCATGGCTGGCAGGACCCGTTCACCATCGCCGCGATTGGCGACCTGGAATGGCGGGTCCACGGCACCGAAGCGATCCTGCGCAAGGCCGGCCAGGCCATCGACGCGGCCTTGCTTGATCCCAACGAGGACAGCGTCGCCCACGCCTCGGTGGTGGTCGCCCAGGCCAAGGTGCTCTCGGCGGAAATTGCCCTGCTTGCCAGCAGCAAGCTGTTCGAACTGGCCGGCACCCGCTCGGTGCTCGGCAAGCACAACCTCGACCGGCACTGGCGCAACGCCCGCACCCACACCCTGCACGATCCGGCGCGCTGGAAATTCCACCTGATCGGCAACTACCTGCTCAACGGCGTCAAGCCTGCGCGCCACGCCTGGAACTGA
- a CDS encoding acyl-CoA dehydrogenase produces MNALTQPVVARLSLASSQHDLHHARSLLDSALGFVRQQAATAQDPYVISRVGDVQIRIEVAAALLERAEGLLDSEKDATEISVALAESDLASAEALATASDAEFELTGRRTVLSGSLHDPLRWKRHLIGNFRLNGIHPSAQEAV; encoded by the coding sequence ATGAATGCCTTGACCCAACCGGTTGTCGCCAGGCTGTCCCTGGCCAGCAGCCAACATGATCTGCACCACGCCCGCAGCCTGCTCGATTCGGCGCTGGGCTTCGTTCGCCAGCAGGCCGCGACTGCGCAGGACCCGTACGTCATCAGCCGCGTTGGCGACGTGCAGATCCGCATCGAGGTGGCCGCCGCCTTGCTCGAACGTGCCGAGGGCCTGCTCGACAGTGAAAAGGACGCCACCGAAATCAGCGTCGCGCTGGCCGAATCCGACCTGGCCAGCGCCGAGGCCCTGGCCACGGCCAGTGATGCCGAATTCGAACTGACCGGGCGCCGCACGGTGCTGTCCGGTTCGCTGCACGATCCGCTGCGCTGGAAGCGCCACCTGATCGGCAACTTCCGCCTCAACGGCATCCACCCGTCTGCACAGGAAGCCGTTTAA